The Aequorivita sublithincola DSM 14238 genome window below encodes:
- a CDS encoding RNA methyltransferase, with amino-acid sequence MVSKSQTKLITSLQQKKYRDQTGFFVAEGPKVIAELLRENMKLRWFFSTDVAQVSTENHFHITEAELKKISFLKTANTSLAVFEIPKPRATKDSGLIVALDAVRDPGNLGTIIRLCDWFGVQQLLCSEDTADCFNPKVVQATMGSLARVQVHYLSFSEYLEKTKLPIYGGFMDGKNIYSEKLPENGIIVMGNEANGISEEIIQKITHKITIPRFGKIQKTESLNVATATAILLSEFRRTIEK; translated from the coding sequence TTGGTCAGCAAAAGTCAAACAAAATTAATAACGAGTCTTCAACAGAAAAAGTACCGCGACCAAACTGGTTTTTTTGTGGCTGAAGGACCAAAGGTGATAGCCGAATTGCTCCGCGAAAACATGAAACTTCGCTGGTTTTTCTCAACAGACGTGGCTCAAGTTTCTACTGAAAACCATTTTCACATAACCGAAGCTGAACTCAAAAAAATTAGTTTTCTAAAAACTGCAAACACTTCTTTGGCGGTTTTTGAAATTCCAAAACCCAGAGCAACGAAGGATTCAGGATTGATAGTTGCCTTAGACGCTGTTCGCGATCCTGGAAATTTAGGAACCATTATTCGGCTTTGCGATTGGTTTGGAGTGCAGCAATTACTTTGTTCCGAAGACACGGCAGACTGTTTTAACCCCAAAGTAGTTCAAGCAACGATGGGTTCTTTGGCGCGAGTGCAGGTTCATTATTTATCGTTTTCTGAATATTTGGAAAAAACGAAATTACCTATCTACGGAGGATTTATGGATGGAAAAAACATCTATTCTGAAAAACTTCCCGAGAACGGAATAATAGTGATGGGCAATGAAGCGAATGGTATTTCCGAAGAAATAATTCAGAAGATAACCCACAAAATAACAATTCCTCGTTTTGGAAAAATTCAAAAAACCGAAAGCCTTAATGTTGCAACAGCAACGGCTATTCTTTTAAGTGAATTTAGAAGAACTATTGAAAAGTAA
- a CDS encoding BamA/TamA family outer membrane protein produces the protein MPEGKFLLTENTILVDSVKIKDEGVYSQLAQKPNPSIPLIGIPFALHIYNLADPQPDSTYYKWLYKNPKREDRLISFLSKKQVDQIDSSYVGFNKWLQKSGDAPVIITDRKIEKSLERLKRWYASYGYFNDEVDYKIVPSEKKNKRASINYYVKKHKPYIIGDSIAEKISSPVVDSLFQITKRNKFIVPGKQYAANDFVNERDRLTILLRNSGLYHFEQDYVGFEADTVNTDHKADITYIIPNRKITQGDSTYTTPFKVHTINEVRIVTDFSYENRDKKFQDSLSYNGYKLFSYGKMRFRPKAIASAISITPGKIYKDIDRTLTYTQISDLRIFKYPNISYTEVEADSTGRLLNSTILLSPRDRFNLGVDFDAYTSTIQQFGISFSGNMLFRNIFRGAEILEISGRGSLGSSKDAAESDSGFFNISEFGTDVKLTFPRILFPINTEKVIPKYMSPSTSVSFGYSVQNNIGLDRQTSNAIYNYRWKPSKILTYQVDLFNLQFVRNLNTENYFNVYKSSYNRLNEIAGDLNYDFNNPSPDPALEVPEETNEFIDNVLNETISADPQTLQEVKSIRERQRRLSENNLIFATNVTLTRDTRENINDNNFSRLRIKLESAGNLLAGISNLAGLNSNSDGNYEALGVVFSQYAKVEGEYIKHWEINSNNVFAVRAFAGIAIPYGNSNSIPFTRSYFAGGTNDNRGWRAYDLGPGSSGSLLDFNDANFKLAFNAEYRFTILGEVKGALFVDAGNIWNVLDDIKNPAFRFEEIADLKEIAVASGFGLRYDFGFFVFRFDVGFKTHNPGRPVGERWFKDYSFSKAVYNIGINYPF, from the coding sequence GTGCCCGAAGGAAAATTTTTGCTCACGGAAAACACAATTCTTGTTGATAGCGTAAAGATTAAAGACGAAGGTGTTTACAGTCAGTTGGCTCAAAAACCCAACCCATCCATCCCACTTATAGGCATTCCATTTGCTTTGCACATCTATAATCTTGCAGATCCGCAGCCAGATTCTACCTATTATAAATGGCTTTACAAAAACCCAAAACGAGAGGATCGATTAATTAGTTTTCTTTCAAAAAAACAAGTGGATCAAATAGATAGCAGCTATGTGGGTTTCAACAAGTGGCTGCAAAAATCTGGTGATGCGCCAGTAATAATCACCGATAGGAAAATTGAAAAATCACTAGAACGGCTAAAACGATGGTACGCAAGCTATGGTTATTTTAATGATGAAGTGGATTATAAAATAGTGCCTAGCGAAAAAAAGAATAAAAGAGCATCCATCAATTATTACGTAAAAAAGCACAAACCCTATATTATTGGCGATTCTATTGCTGAAAAGATAAGTTCGCCAGTTGTTGATTCACTTTTTCAAATTACAAAAAGGAATAAATTCATTGTTCCCGGAAAGCAATATGCGGCTAATGATTTTGTAAATGAACGTGACCGTCTTACTATATTATTAAGAAATTCTGGGCTTTATCATTTTGAACAAGATTATGTAGGTTTTGAGGCGGATACTGTAAATACAGACCATAAAGCTGATATAACCTATATTATTCCAAATAGAAAAATTACTCAGGGCGACAGCACATACACCACTCCTTTTAAAGTACACACCATTAATGAAGTTAGAATTGTTACGGATTTTAGTTATGAAAACCGCGACAAAAAATTTCAAGATTCCTTGAGTTATAATGGCTATAAGCTTTTCAGCTATGGTAAAATGCGGTTTAGGCCAAAAGCTATTGCCAGTGCTATTTCAATAACGCCAGGAAAAATCTATAAAGATATAGACCGAACGTTGACCTATACCCAAATAAGCGACCTGCGGATTTTTAAATATCCCAACATTAGTTATACAGAGGTTGAAGCAGACAGCACAGGAAGACTTTTAAATTCCACTATTTTGTTGAGTCCACGAGATCGCTTTAACTTGGGAGTAGATTTTGATGCTTATACTTCAACCATTCAACAGTTTGGGATTAGTTTCAGTGGAAATATGCTTTTCAGAAATATTTTTCGAGGCGCGGAAATCCTTGAAATTTCAGGACGTGGAAGTCTCGGTTCTTCTAAAGATGCTGCGGAAAGTGACAGTGGTTTTTTCAACATTTCAGAATTTGGAACCGACGTAAAACTCACCTTTCCACGAATTCTTTTTCCTATAAATACTGAAAAAGTTATTCCGAAATATATGTCGCCCTCCACCTCTGTTAGTTTTGGTTACAGTGTCCAAAATAATATTGGGCTGGATAGGCAAACTTCCAACGCGATCTATAATTATAGATGGAAACCTTCAAAAATACTTACCTATCAGGTAGATTTATTTAACCTTCAGTTTGTTAGAAACCTGAATACGGAGAATTATTTCAATGTTTACAAAAGTTCTTATAACAGGCTGAACGAAATAGCTGGTGATCTTAATTATGACTTCAACAATCCTTCGCCAGACCCAGCATTGGAAGTTCCAGAAGAGACAAATGAATTTATAGATAATGTTTTAAATGAAACAATAAGCGCTGATCCCCAAACCCTTCAAGAGGTGAAGAGTATTCGAGAACGCCAAAGACGTCTTAGTGAGAACAATCTTATTTTTGCAACAAACGTAACATTAACAAGGGATACAAGAGAAAATATAAACGATAATAATTTTTCACGTTTACGGATAAAACTGGAATCTGCAGGAAATTTACTTGCTGGAATTTCAAACCTTGCTGGACTTAACTCAAACAGTGATGGAAATTATGAAGCCTTAGGCGTTGTTTTTTCGCAATACGCAAAGGTGGAAGGCGAATACATAAAACATTGGGAAATAAATAGCAATAACGTGTTTGCTGTACGTGCTTTTGCTGGTATTGCAATTCCGTATGGCAATAGTAACAGCATTCCGTTTACAAGAAGTTATTTTGCAGGAGGAACTAATGACAATAGAGGTTGGAGAGCTTATGATTTAGGGCCAGGAAGCAGTGGTAGTTTGCTCGATTTTAATGATGCCAACTTTAAGCTCGCTTTCAATGCAGAGTACAGATTTACTATTCTCGGCGAGGTAAAGGGCGCACTATTTGTGGACGCTGGAAACATTTGGAATGTTCTGGACGATATCAAAAACCCCGCATTTCGATTTGAAGAAATTGCAGATTTAAAAGAAATTGCTGTGGCTTCAGGGTTTGGACTTCGCTATGATTTTGGTTTTTTCGTGTTTCGCTTTGATGTTGGGTTTAAAACCCACAACCCCGGAAGACCTGTTGGCGAACGCTGGTTTAAAGACTACAGCTTCTCAAAAGCTGTTTACAACATCGGTATCAACTATCCTTTTTAA
- the fbaA gene encoding class II fructose-bisphosphate aldolase, whose protein sequence is MGHGIKPGVATGKEIQKIHQYAKEKGFAMPAVNVVGSDSVNAVMETAAALKAPVIIQFSNGGAHFNAGKGLSNENEKAAIAGGVAGAKHIHELAKVYGATVILHTDHCAKKLLPWIDGLLDVGEKFYKETGKPLYSSHMIDLSEEPIEENIEICKRYLERMSKIGMTLEIELGITGGEEDGVDNTDVDSSKLYTQPDEVAYAYEELSKISDQFTIAAAFGNVHGVYKPGNVKLTPVILKNSQEYVQKKFNTGPNPIDFVFHGGSGSTLEEIREAIGYGVIKMNIDTDMQFAFTEGVRDYMVNNLEYLKTQIGNPDGHDLPNKKYYDPRKWLRDGEITFKNRLTKAFEDLNNVNTL, encoded by the coding sequence ATGGGTCACGGAATTAAACCAGGTGTAGCCACCGGCAAAGAAATTCAAAAAATACATCAATACGCAAAAGAAAAAGGTTTTGCGATGCCTGCCGTAAACGTTGTGGGATCAGACAGTGTGAATGCTGTTATGGAAACCGCTGCAGCACTAAAGGCTCCTGTGATTATTCAATTTTCAAACGGCGGTGCGCACTTTAATGCTGGAAAAGGACTTTCCAACGAAAATGAAAAAGCCGCAATTGCTGGAGGTGTAGCTGGTGCAAAACACATTCACGAACTTGCAAAAGTTTATGGAGCTACCGTAATTCTTCACACAGATCACTGCGCTAAAAAATTACTTCCTTGGATTGACGGGTTACTAGATGTAGGCGAAAAATTCTACAAAGAAACTGGAAAACCGCTCTATAGCTCACATATGATAGATCTTTCCGAAGAACCTATTGAAGAAAATATTGAAATCTGCAAACGCTATTTAGAGCGCATGAGCAAGATTGGGATGACCCTTGAAATTGAATTGGGAATCACAGGCGGCGAAGAAGACGGCGTTGATAATACAGATGTAGATTCTTCAAAATTATATACGCAGCCAGATGAAGTTGCTTATGCTTACGAAGAGCTTTCGAAAATAAGCGATCAATTTACCATTGCTGCTGCCTTCGGAAATGTTCACGGGGTTTATAAGCCTGGGAATGTAAAACTGACTCCTGTCATTTTGAAAAATTCTCAAGAATATGTTCAGAAAAAATTCAATACGGGTCCAAATCCAATAGACTTTGTGTTTCACGGTGGAAGCGGTTCTACGTTGGAAGAAATCCGCGAAGCAATTGGCTACGGCGTTATAAAGATGAATATTGACACCGATATGCAATTTGCTTTTACTGAAGGTGTTCGCGATTATATGGTTAACAATCTGGAATATTTAAAAACCCAAATAGGAAACCCAGACGGTCATGACCTTCCAAACAAAAAATATTACGATCCAAGAAAATGGCTTCGCGATGGCGAAATCACTTTCAAAAATAGGCTTACAAAAGCTTTTGAAGATTTAAATAACGTGAATACTTTATAA
- the accD gene encoding acetyl-CoA carboxylase, carboxyltransferase subunit beta, translated as MPWFKRTKKGIQTPTEDKKDVPKGLWYKSPTGKIVDSEELEKNFYVSPEDGYHVRVGSKEYFEILFDDNKFKELDKNLTSQDTLKFEDKKKYTDRLKEAQDKTGLKDAIRCAVGKSMGEDLVIACMDFSFIGGSMGSVVGEKIVRAADYSLKKKIPLLIISKSGGARMMEAALSLMQLAKTSVKLAQLSDAGIPYISLSTDPTTGGTTASFAMLGDINIGEPGALIGFAGPRVVRDTTGKELPEGFQTAEFVLEHGFLDFITHRRDLKRKVNLYLDLVLNRPLREKVEKSA; from the coding sequence ATGCCTTGGTTTAAAAGAACAAAAAAGGGAATTCAAACCCCAACCGAAGATAAAAAAGACGTCCCTAAAGGACTTTGGTATAAATCACCTACTGGAAAAATCGTAGATAGCGAAGAGCTTGAAAAGAATTTTTACGTAAGTCCGGAAGATGGTTACCACGTGCGAGTTGGTAGTAAAGAATATTTCGAAATTCTTTTTGACGACAACAAATTCAAAGAACTGGATAAAAATCTTACCTCTCAAGACACCTTAAAGTTTGAAGACAAGAAAAAATATACAGATAGACTGAAGGAAGCACAGGACAAAACTGGTCTTAAAGACGCAATTCGTTGCGCCGTTGGAAAATCTATGGGCGAAGATTTGGTTATTGCTTGTATGGATTTTAGTTTTATTGGTGGTTCTATGGGAAGCGTTGTAGGCGAAAAAATTGTTCGTGCCGCAGATTATTCCTTGAAGAAAAAAATTCCATTATTGATAATCTCAAAAAGTGGTGGAGCCCGAATGATGGAAGCCGCACTTTCATTGATGCAGCTTGCAAAAACAAGTGTAAAACTTGCTCAGTTAAGCGATGCCGGAATACCTTATATTTCGTTGAGCACCGACCCAACTACAGGTGGAACAACCGCATCTTTCGCTATGTTGGGCGATATAAACATTGGTGAGCCAGGCGCACTAATTGGTTTTGCTGGACCTCGCGTTGTTAGAGATACTACGGGGAAGGAATTGCCTGAAGGTTTCCAGACCGCAGAATTTGTTTTGGAACACGGTTTCCTCGATTTCATAACCCACCGTAGAGACTTAAAACGAAAAGTGAATCTCTATCTAGATTTGGTTCTAAACAGACCGCTTAGAGAAAAAGTTGAAAAATCGGCTTGA
- the rpsO gene encoding 30S ribosomal protein S15 encodes MYLDIKEKEDIFKKHGKSVKDTGSAEGQIALFTYRIEHLTKHLKANHKDYNTERSLVMLVGKRRALLDYLTKKDVLRYRAIVKELGLRK; translated from the coding sequence ATGTATTTAGACATTAAAGAAAAAGAAGATATTTTCAAAAAACACGGAAAATCTGTAAAAGACACAGGTTCTGCAGAAGGACAAATTGCATTATTCACTTATAGAATAGAGCATTTAACTAAGCACCTTAAAGCAAACCACAAGGACTACAACACTGAGCGTTCTTTGGTAATGTTAGTAGGTAAAAGAAGAGCTCTTTTGGACTATTTAACCAAGAAAGACGTACTTCGTTACCGTGCTATCGTTAAAGAATTAGGATTACGTAAGTAA
- a CDS encoding polyribonucleotide nucleotidyltransferase: MIPKVFREVIDLGDGREISIETGKLAKQAHGSVVVQSGKCMLLCTVVSNYEQKDLDFLPLTVDYREKFAASGRYPGGFFKREARPSDGEVLTMRLVDRVLRPLFPKDYHSETQVMIQLMSHDEDVMPDAMAGLAASAAIQLSDFPFECAISEARVGRVNGEFVINPSRAQLEESDIDMMIGASADSVMMVEGEMKEISEEEMTEAIKFAHEHIKVQCAAQIRLAEAFGKKETREYPAEREDADLEKKVYDMAYDKVYAIAQAGSAKHERSAAFSEIKDAIKATFSEEELEDFGDLVSKYYRKAEKATIRDLTLNEGLRLDGRKTVDIRPIWCEVDYLPSVHGSAIFTRGETQALATVTLGTSREANKIDMPSYEGEETFYLHYNFPPFCTGEARPIRGTSRREVGHGNLAQRALKGMVPADCPYTVRVVSEVLESNGSSSMATVCAGTMAMMDAGIQMKKPVSGIAMGLISDGDSGKYAVLSDILGDEDHLGDMDFKVTGTADGITACQMDIKVKGLGYEILVAALNQARDGRLHILDKLTEAIAAPREDVKPYAPKMVTVRIPNEYIGALIGPGGKVIQELQKVTGCTIVINEDPVTEEGIVEILGTGQEGIDAVLAKIDSLTFKPEVGSVYEVKVIKMLDFGAVVEYMDAPGNETLLHVSELAWERTENVTDVVNMGDVFDVKFIGFDPRTKKDKVSRKALLPKPEGYKERPPRDDSRSGGRDNRGRDNRGRDDRNSRDRDRKRD; the protein is encoded by the coding sequence ATGATACCTAAAGTATTTAGAGAGGTCATAGACCTAGGTGATGGAAGAGAAATTTCCATCGAAACCGGAAAATTGGCAAAACAGGCCCATGGTTCTGTTGTTGTACAATCCGGAAAATGTATGTTGCTTTGTACCGTAGTTTCCAACTACGAGCAAAAAGACTTAGATTTTCTACCATTAACAGTAGACTATCGCGAAAAATTCGCAGCTTCAGGTCGTTATCCTGGTGGTTTCTTCAAAAGAGAAGCAAGACCGAGCGACGGTGAAGTATTGACAATGCGTTTGGTGGATCGTGTATTGCGTCCCCTTTTCCCAAAAGATTATCACTCAGAAACACAAGTTATGATTCAATTAATGAGTCATGATGAAGATGTAATGCCAGATGCTATGGCAGGTTTAGCCGCTTCTGCAGCTATTCAACTTTCAGATTTTCCTTTTGAATGTGCTATTTCTGAAGCAAGAGTAGGACGTGTAAATGGCGAATTCGTAATCAACCCTTCAAGAGCACAGCTAGAAGAATCTGACATCGATATGATGATTGGTGCTTCTGCAGACAGCGTAATGATGGTAGAAGGCGAAATGAAGGAAATTTCTGAAGAAGAAATGACCGAAGCAATTAAATTTGCACACGAACATATTAAAGTACAATGTGCTGCGCAGATTAGATTGGCCGAAGCTTTTGGAAAAAAAGAAACTCGTGAGTATCCAGCAGAAAGAGAAGATGCAGACCTTGAGAAAAAGGTATACGATATGGCTTATGATAAAGTATATGCTATTGCACAAGCTGGTTCAGCTAAGCACGAAAGAAGTGCTGCTTTTTCTGAAATAAAAGATGCTATTAAAGCTACTTTTTCTGAAGAAGAATTAGAAGACTTTGGCGATCTAGTTTCAAAATACTACCGTAAAGCAGAAAAAGCTACAATTCGTGATTTAACATTAAACGAAGGTCTACGTTTAGATGGCCGTAAAACAGTTGACATTCGCCCAATTTGGTGTGAAGTTGATTATTTACCATCTGTTCACGGTTCAGCAATTTTCACTCGTGGAGAAACGCAAGCCTTGGCAACCGTAACTTTGGGAACTTCAAGAGAAGCAAACAAAATTGATATGCCATCTTACGAAGGAGAAGAAACTTTCTACCTTCACTATAACTTCCCACCTTTCTGTACAGGAGAAGCTAGACCAATTCGTGGAACATCTCGTCGTGAGGTAGGTCACGGTAACTTGGCACAACGTGCACTTAAAGGAATGGTACCAGCAGATTGCCCGTACACGGTACGTGTAGTTTCTGAAGTATTAGAATCTAACGGTTCATCATCTATGGCAACTGTTTGTGCAGGTACAATGGCAATGATGGATGCCGGTATCCAAATGAAAAAACCAGTTTCTGGTATCGCAATGGGATTAATTTCTGATGGTGATAGTGGAAAATATGCAGTACTATCTGATATTTTGGGTGATGAAGATCACTTAGGAGATATGGACTTTAAAGTAACCGGAACGGCAGATGGTATTACAGCTTGCCAGATGGATATTAAAGTGAAAGGATTGGGTTATGAGATTCTTGTAGCTGCATTAAACCAAGCGAGAGATGGTCGTTTACACATTCTTGATAAATTGACCGAAGCTATTGCTGCACCTCGTGAAGATGTGAAACCTTATGCACCTAAAATGGTGACTGTTCGTATTCCTAATGAATACATTGGCGCATTAATTGGACCAGGTGGAAAAGTTATTCAAGAACTTCAAAAAGTAACAGGATGTACTATCGTGATTAACGAAGACCCTGTAACTGAAGAAGGTATTGTTGAAATTTTAGGTACTGGACAAGAAGGAATTGATGCTGTTTTAGCAAAAATTGATTCCTTAACCTTTAAGCCAGAAGTTGGAAGCGTTTACGAAGTGAAAGTAATCAAGATGCTTGACTTTGGTGCTGTTGTTGAATATATGGATGCTCCAGGAAACGAGACTTTGCTACACGTTAGCGAACTTGCTTGGGAACGCACAGAAAACGTAACCGATGTTGTAAATATGGGTGATGTTTTTGATGTAAAATTCATAGGTTTCGACCCAAGAACGAAGAAAGATAAAGTTTCTAGAAAAGCGTTATTGCCAAAACCAGAAGGTTACAAAGAACGCCCACCACGTGACGATAGCCGAAGCGGTGGACGTGATAATCGTGGACGCGACAACCGTGGCCGTGATGATCGCAATAGTCGTGATAGAGATAGAAAGAGAGATTAA